In Diadema setosum chromosome 19, eeDiaSeto1, whole genome shotgun sequence, a genomic segment contains:
- the LOC140242982 gene encoding uncharacterized protein codes for MHLWSSLKSSQSKPTEQWKMFSWALNISIFQDDTDQHLIPTKLSVNHVSLVKSEVITDQVNPAVEDLLMGPQYLHLPGFEEVEQFALLLVKLTDDTDQHLIPTDFCLQISKAVAALHDHDKSARSFIKKYESKWGYTLFGRCLGQESPKKRAARKRKFSWMKYAQVTEESRLLYIMVKMLKNRPKVAQLHVSSPTKTASVVKAQYKRIADRVRDDPVLSGLEIPLPNINVKSITAFLNREDKKVNFMATTIPKVASHRRVVTDEPIPDAPIFPPSLPSPDRPRIVYPPKKKSSKLGRDEWRRDDWYLMTLMIKRHQPAPVQHPVPVPAP; via the exons ATGCATCTCTGGTCAAGTCTGAAGTCATCGCAGAGCAAGCCAACCGAGCAGTGGAAGATGTTTTCATGGGCCCTCAACATCTCCATCTTCCAGG ACGATACTGACCAACATTTGATTCCAACTAAACTCAGTGTCAATCATGTGTCTCTGGTCAAGTCTGAAGTCATCACAGACCAAGTCAACCCAGCAGTGGAAGATCTTTTAATGGGCCCTCAATATCTCCATCTTCCAGGGTTTGAAGAAGTGGAACAGTTTGCTCTTCTTCTGGTAAAACTCACAGACGATACTGACCAACATTTGATTCCAACTGATTTTTGTCTTCAGATTTCCAAAGCAGTTGCTGCTCTCCATGACCATGACAAATCTGCCAGATCTTTCATCAAAAAGTATGAGTCCAAGTGGGGATACACCCTCTTTGGCAGGTGTCTTGGTCAAGAATCACCCAAGAAAAGAGCAGCACGGAAAAGAAAGTTCAGTTGGATGAAGTATGCCCAGG TTACAGAAGAATCCAGGCTTCTCTACATCATGGTGAAAATGCTGAAGAACCGGCCCAAGGTGGCCCAACTACATGTATCTTCTCCAACGAAGACTGCCTCCGTTGTCAAGGCACAATATAAGCGCATTGCAGACAGAGTAAGGGATGATCCGGTCCTATCTGGATTGGAGATTCCCCTACCTAACATCAATGTAAAGTCCATTACTGCCTTTCTAAACAGGGAAGACAAGAAGGTAAACTTCATGGCCACTACAATCCCCAAAGTGGCATCACATCGAAGGGTTGTGACAGATGAGCCAATTCCTGATGCTCCAATCTTTCCTCCATCTCTCCCTTCTCCTGATAGACCCCGAATTGTctaccccccaaaaaaaaagagttccaAGCTGGGAAGAGACGAATGGAGAAGAGACGACTGGTATTTGATGACGTTGATGATAAAAAGACATCAGCCAGCTCCAGTTCAGCACCCAGTACCAGTGCCTGCCCCCTAA
- the LOC140242499 gene encoding L-rhamnose-binding lectin CSL3-like: MVCERDTMSLSCPSGEQVYIMSASYGRRSNRMCTTGPIQTTNCHSGSSLFKVSRACDRQSSCSVAASNSFFGDPCYGTFKYLEVMYTCASWTQERVCEHSTLNLSCPSGQTIIIGDALYGRTTGASVCPSSSIRTENCRASSSLFRVKNSCEGRNSCSVAATNGVFGDPCVGTYKYLEVQYDCV, encoded by the coding sequence ATGGTGTGCGAGCGTGACACCATGTCTCTCAGCTGCCCCTCCGGAGAACAGGTTTACATCATGAGTGCAAGTTACGGTCGTCGTAGCAACCGCATGTGTACGACTGGACCGATACAAACCACCAACTGCCACAGCGGGAGTTCCCTGTTTAAGGTCTCGAGAGCCTGCGATCGGCAGTCATCGTGCAGTGTTGCTGCATCCAACTCGTTCTTCGGCGACCCCTGCTATGGTACCTTCAAGTATTTGGAGGTCATGTACACCTGCGCCTCATGGACGCAGGAGCGTGTGTGCGAGCATTCCactctcaacctttcctgcccCTCTGGACAGACGATCATCATCGGGGACGCCCTCTACGGCAGGACTACTGGAGCAAGCGTCTGTCCTTCGTCAAGCATTCGAACGGAAAACTGCAGAGCATCCTCATCATTGTTCCGCGTGAAGAACAGCTGCGAAGGGCGAAACtcctgctcagtggctgccacAAACGGCGTGTTTGGCGACCCGTGCGTAGGTACTTACAAGTACCTGGAAGTGCAATACGACTGTGTGTGA